A window of Leptotrichia wadei contains these coding sequences:
- the fmt gene encoding methionyl-tRNA formyltransferase has translation MKTIFMGTPEFAIPSLEVVFKNTDLQLIFTKEDKRNARGNKIIFSPVKQFGIDNNVEIIQPRKMKDEEVINKIKEINPDLIVVVAYGKILPKEIIDIPKYGIINVHSSLLPKYRGASPIHSAILNGDAETGVSIMYIEEGLDSGDVILREYCEITEDDTLGTLHDKLKELGADGLTKALKLIENGEVQAEKQDDSKATLVKPITKEQAKIDWNNTKEVIYNQIRGLNPFPAAYTFNEKGENIKIYKSEKIDKKYEDENGNEIENGTVVEIINKKGPVVKVANGGLLILQAKFEGKKLQRGADIINGRKMTAGEKLL, from the coding sequence ATGAAAACAATATTTATGGGAACACCTGAATTTGCAATACCAAGTTTGGAAGTTGTATTTAAAAATACTGATTTACAGCTTATTTTTACAAAAGAGGACAAAAGAAATGCTAGAGGGAATAAAATAATATTTTCTCCTGTAAAGCAGTTTGGAATTGATAATAATGTGGAAATTATTCAGCCTAGAAAAATGAAAGATGAGGAAGTTATTAATAAAATTAAGGAAATAAATCCTGATTTGATTGTAGTTGTAGCTTATGGAAAAATTTTACCAAAAGAAATTATTGATATTCCCAAATACGGGATAATAAATGTTCATTCTTCACTTTTGCCAAAATATCGGGGAGCTTCGCCTATTCATTCTGCTATTTTAAATGGAGATGCCGAAACTGGAGTGAGCATAATGTATATTGAAGAAGGGCTTGACTCTGGAGATGTGATTTTGAGGGAATATTGTGAAATTACAGAAGATGACACTCTTGGAACTTTGCACGATAAATTGAAGGAATTAGGAGCAGATGGGCTTACTAAGGCTTTGAAATTGATTGAAAATGGGGAAGTTCAGGCGGAAAAGCAGGATGACAGCAAGGCTACTTTAGTGAAGCCGATTACAAAGGAGCAGGCAAAAATCGACTGGAATAATACAAAGGAAGTCATTTATAATCAGATACGTGGATTGAATCCGTTTCCGGCGGCATATACTTTTAATGAAAAAGGTGAAAATATAAAAATTTACAAAAGTGAAAAAATTGATAAAAAGTATGAGGATGAAAATGGAAATGAAATAGAAAATGGGACAGTTGTTGAGATTATTAATAAAAAAGGGCCTGTTGTGAAAGTTGCAAATGGTGGGCTATTGATTTTGCAGGCAAAATTTGAAGGGAAAAAGCTTCAAAGGGGAGCCGATATTATTAATGGACGTAAAATGACAGCTGGAGAAAAGTTATTATAG
- a CDS encoding redox-sensing transcriptional repressor Rex, translating into MKLKKLEISERVVQRLTEYLSILKEARKQDNEINSIELAKIMNTTSAQVRKDLSTFGEFGVRGKGYDVDKLIEIITEILGIDKINNIIIVGHGKMGEMLSSNLDVLGEGFKIVGIFDKDSNKIGKIAANDLIVQDIRNVGEFIKNMKNDSNTKIDMAILAVVKEQAQIAAEGLVKNGISAILNMTTYKLELGENVKVVDMDISAKLQELNFWRINNISEKI; encoded by the coding sequence ATGAAGTTAAAAAAATTGGAAATTTCAGAAAGAGTTGTACAAAGATTGACAGAATATTTATCTATTCTAAAGGAAGCGAGAAAACAGGATAATGAAATAAATTCAATTGAACTTGCTAAAATTATGAATACCACTTCTGCTCAAGTGCGTAAGGATTTATCGACATTTGGTGAGTTTGGTGTGCGTGGAAAAGGTTATGATGTTGATAAATTGATAGAAATTATTACAGAAATTCTTGGAATTGACAAAATTAACAATATTATAATTGTAGGGCACGGTAAAATGGGAGAAATGCTTTCATCAAATTTAGATGTTCTAGGTGAAGGATTTAAAATTGTTGGAATATTTGACAAGGATAGTAATAAAATTGGAAAAATAGCTGCAAATGATTTGATTGTTCAAGATATTAGAAATGTAGGAGAATTTATAAAAAATATGAAAAATGATTCTAATACGAAAATTGATATGGCAATTTTGGCAGTTGTAAAGGAACAGGCACAAATTGCAGCGGAAGGACTTGTAAAAAATGGGATTTCTGCGATACTCAATATGACGACTTATAAATTGGAACTAGGTGAAAATGTAAAAGTTGTGGATATGGATATTTCAGCGAAGTTGCAGGAATTGAATTTCTGGAGAATAAATAATATAAGTGAAAAAATATAA
- the folD gene encoding bifunctional methylenetetrahydrofolate dehydrogenase/methenyltetrahydrofolate cyclohydrolase FolD produces MTIIDGKALSEKTLEKIQEVHGELQEKVGRKAGLAVIIVGENPASKIYVRNKIRACEKVGFHSETIRLDENILVENLLLEIKKLNNDDSIDGILVQLPLPKHIDELEVINAISAEKDVDGFHTTNIGKMMIGDETGFLPCTPFGVIQMFEEYGIELTGKDVVVIGQSNIVGKPMSLLLMQKHATVQTCNSKTKNLSKKLQKADIIIAAAGSPKLVKGSDVKDGVVVIDIGINRVDGKLCGDVDFNEVSKKASFITPVPGGVGPMTIAMLIKNTFESYKQRIKKSK; encoded by the coding sequence ATGACTATAATTGATGGAAAAGCACTTTCAGAAAAGACTTTGGAGAAAATCCAAGAAGTACACGGTGAATTGCAGGAAAAGGTTGGCAGAAAAGCTGGACTTGCTGTAATTATAGTAGGAGAAAATCCAGCTTCTAAGATTTATGTGAGAAATAAAATAAGAGCTTGTGAAAAAGTTGGATTTCATTCTGAAACAATTAGACTTGATGAAAATATTTTAGTGGAAAATTTACTTTTGGAAATTAAAAAATTAAATAATGATGACAGTATAGACGGTATTCTGGTTCAACTGCCGCTTCCAAAGCATATTGATGAACTTGAGGTTATAAATGCAATTTCAGCAGAAAAGGATGTTGATGGATTTCATACGACTAATATTGGGAAAATGATGATCGGAGATGAAACAGGATTTTTGCCTTGTACACCCTTTGGAGTAATTCAAATGTTTGAAGAATATGGCATTGAATTGACGGGAAAAGATGTTGTTGTAATTGGTCAAAGTAACATTGTAGGGAAACCAATGTCGCTTTTATTGATGCAAAAGCATGCAACAGTTCAAACTTGTAATTCAAAAACTAAAAATTTGTCTAAAAAACTTCAAAAGGCTGATATTATAATAGCTGCAGCTGGATCTCCAAAATTAGTTAAAGGTTCGGATGTGAAAGATGGGGTTGTTGTAATCGATATTGGAATAAATAGAGTAGATGGGAAATTATGTGGAGATGTGGATTTTAATGAAGTTTCAAAAAAAGCCTCATTTATTACTCCTGTCCCTGGCGGAGTTGGTCCAATGACAATTGCAATGTTAATAAAGAACACATTTGAATCATACAAACAGAGAATAAAGAAATCTAAATAA
- the accB gene encoding acetyl-CoA carboxylase biotin carboxyl carrier protein, with product MKDKIKFIEKLAESMNENKIESVKYEDNDFEISLTKKKKERNVIFGSPIAQPAISSNISQEVQVQEEEVTAPVQQETPEEISGTKITSPMVGTFYASPSPTAGPFVKEGDSVTEGQTLCIVEAMKLMNEVKSTVSGKVKKIFVKDNESIKKGQTLMIIE from the coding sequence ATGAAGGATAAAATTAAATTTATTGAAAAATTAGCTGAAAGTATGAATGAAAACAAAATTGAATCGGTAAAATATGAAGATAATGATTTTGAAATTTCATTAACTAAGAAAAAGAAGGAAAGAAATGTTATTTTTGGAAGTCCAATAGCTCAACCTGCGATATCTTCAAATATTTCACAGGAAGTGCAAGTTCAAGAGGAAGAAGTTACCGCTCCAGTACAGCAGGAGACTCCAGAAGAAATTTCAGGAACAAAAATTACTTCTCCAATGGTTGGAACTTTTTATGCTTCTCCATCGCCAACAGCAGGACCGTTTGTAAAGGAAGGAGACTCTGTTACAGAAGGGCAAACACTTTGCATAGTTGAGGCAATGAAACTTATGAATGAAGTTAAATCAACAGTTTCAGGAAAAGTGAAAAAGATTTTTGTGAAGGATAACGAAAGTATAAAAAAAGGTCAAACATTGATGATTATTGAATGA
- a CDS encoding hemolysin family protein produces the protein MEEKRILLNVILLLVLLFFTSFLSAAESALSSLKQIHLKSDSKEKEVTRESELLKLWLENPNELLTTLLFIKTISYSSMVFTGVYLIKKIYEKGFYVGISFFVLIIFILLFSELVPRLVARNNIYGVSKTLIIPLNTVRIILRPLIQLFIHISRFVVGIFKIKVKDQMFEITEDEILTFLKAGTESGVFEEGEEEMISSIFEFSETTVKEILTPRIDVFALEAESRIEDVWNEILDQGFTRIPIYTETIDNIVGTVHMKDLLHYDRQTGENPPIKDFMKEAYFVPITKPLVELLEEFKLKQLHMAIVIDEYGGTQGIVTIEDLLEEIVGEIRDEFDQEEENIQQIREKIFDIRGDTPIEEINDKLEIEIPLSEEYDTISGYIQDKLGKVAEVFDQVKENNFILKVTDVDNKRVERVRAIIIEQKKNDEEARRENGRD, from the coding sequence TTGGAAGAGAAAAGGATTTTGTTGAATGTTATTCTATTGTTAGTTTTATTGTTTTTTACATCATTTTTATCAGCTGCAGAATCTGCGTTATCATCACTTAAACAGATTCATTTAAAAAGCGATTCAAAAGAAAAGGAAGTGACTAGGGAAAGCGAACTTTTAAAGCTTTGGTTGGAAAATCCAAATGAATTGCTTACAACGCTTTTGTTTATAAAGACAATTTCTTATTCTTCAATGGTTTTTACAGGAGTTTATTTAATAAAAAAAATCTATGAAAAAGGTTTTTATGTGGGAATCTCATTTTTTGTATTAATTATTTTTATTTTATTATTTTCAGAATTAGTTCCAAGATTGGTAGCTAGAAATAACATTTATGGGGTTTCTAAAACATTGATAATACCGCTAAATACAGTAAGAATTATTTTAAGACCATTAATTCAGTTGTTTATACATATTTCAAGATTTGTTGTTGGAATATTTAAAATAAAAGTAAAGGATCAAATGTTTGAGATAACAGAAGATGAAATTTTGACTTTTTTAAAGGCTGGAACAGAAAGCGGTGTATTTGAAGAAGGCGAAGAGGAAATGATAAGCAGTATTTTTGAATTTTCAGAAACAACTGTCAAGGAAATACTTACTCCTAGAATAGATGTTTTTGCATTGGAGGCTGAAAGCAGAATTGAAGATGTATGGAATGAAATTTTAGATCAAGGATTCACACGTATTCCTATTTATACCGAAACGATTGACAATATTGTAGGAACAGTTCATATGAAGGACTTACTTCACTATGATAGGCAAACAGGTGAAAATCCCCCTATAAAAGATTTTATGAAGGAAGCTTATTTTGTCCCAATTACAAAGCCATTAGTTGAATTGCTGGAGGAATTCAAGTTAAAACAGCTTCATATGGCAATTGTAATTGATGAATATGGAGGAACTCAGGGAATAGTTACAATCGAAGACTTGCTTGAGGAAATTGTTGGTGAAATAAGAGATGAATTTGATCAGGAGGAAGAAAATATTCAACAAATTCGTGAAAAAATATTTGATATAAGAGGAGACACCCCCATTGAAGAAATAAACGACAAATTGGAAATAGAAATCCCGTTGTCTGAAGAATATGATACAATTTCTGGTTATATTCAGGATAAATTGGGAAAAGTTGCCGAAGTTTTTGATCAAGTAAAGGAAAATAACTTTATATTGAAAGTAACTGATGTGGATAATAAGCGTGTTGAAAGAGTAAGAGCGATTATTATTGAACAAAAGAAAAATGATGAAGAAGCAAGGAGAGAAAATGGAAGAGACTAG
- a CDS encoding NUDIX domain-containing protein, whose product MEETRPRIRVAGILIEDDKILLIQHHKNNKKYWLIPGGGNDWGETAKEALIREYKEETNMNIEVDEFLFFSETIYPNKERHILNLFFRIHRNEKNNSIIKLGDEAVLTDLKFVTKEELKTMIVYPNIKENLLKLMNGEKIENYLGSLWNE is encoded by the coding sequence ATGGAAGAGACTAGACCTCGAATACGTGTAGCAGGAATTCTTATTGAAGATGACAAAATTTTACTAATTCAGCATCATAAAAATAATAAAAAATACTGGCTTATTCCTGGTGGAGGAAATGACTGGGGTGAAACTGCAAAGGAAGCATTAATTCGAGAATATAAGGAAGAAACAAATATGAATATAGAAGTTGATGAATTTTTATTTTTTTCAGAAACTATCTATCCAAATAAAGAACGTCATATTTTAAATTTATTTTTTAGAATACACCGCAATGAAAAAAATAATAGTATTATAAAATTAGGAGATGAAGCTGTTTTAACAGATTTAAAATTCGTGACAAAAGAAGAACTAAAAACAATGATAGTTTATCCAAATATCAAAGAAAATTTATTAAAATTAATGAATGGTGAAAAGATAGAAAATTATTTAGGAAGTTTATGGAATGAATAA
- a CDS encoding adenine phosphoribosyltransferase has protein sequence MTIEEKEELKKLVRSVEDFPEKGVIFRDITTALKNKKGLKIIIKDFTDRYKDKGIDYVVGADARGFIFGAAIAYNIGAGFVPARKPGKLPAEVESVEYSLEYGKNSIEIHKDAFEKNSKILIVDDLLATGGTAKAMVELVEKLGAKVYELAFMIELADLKARDLLKDYKVYTQLKY, from the coding sequence ATGACAATTGAAGAAAAAGAAGAATTAAAGAAATTAGTACGTTCAGTAGAGGATTTTCCAGAAAAGGGAGTAATTTTTAGAGATATTACAACAGCTTTAAAAAATAAAAAAGGATTGAAAATTATTATAAAAGATTTTACAGATAGATATAAAGATAAGGGAATTGATTATGTAGTAGGTGCCGATGCAAGGGGCTTTATTTTTGGAGCTGCTATTGCATATAATATCGGAGCTGGATTTGTACCTGCAAGAAAACCTGGAAAATTGCCAGCAGAAGTGGAAAGTGTGGAATATTCATTAGAATATGGGAAAAATAGCATAGAAATTCATAAAGATGCCTTTGAAAAAAATTCAAAAATATTAATAGTGGATGATTTGTTAGCAACTGGAGGAACAGCTAAAGCAATGGTTGAACTAGTGGAAAAATTAGGAGCCAAAGTTTATGAATTGGCATTTATGATAGAATTGGCTGATTTAAAAGCTAGAGACTTGTTGAAAGATTACAAAGTGTACACTCAATTAAAATACTAA